The genomic segment TTGAGAAATCTTATGCTATACAGGCAGGACGAGAGATCCGGATCATTGTTCAGCCGGATATCATAGATGATGCAAAATCTTACCAGCTCGCTCATGATATCACCAAAAAGATAGAAAGCGATCTTGACTATCCTGGTAATATCAAAGTGACAGTGATTCGTGAAACACGTGCTGTTGAATATGCAAAATGAAAAAGCGGCTTTAAGCCGTTTTTTCATTTTTACAGGAATGATTTACATTTCAGAGATGATACCGGATCAGGTTAAATAAGGCTCAGCCGGTAACAGAGGTCGGGCTCCGTCAGGTTTTCTTTATACTGTAAAACAGAGAAAATAATAGGGCAGGATGTGACTATTTCTTGAAGATACTGTTCATTGGAGATATTTATGGCAAAACAGGAAGACAAATGATCGACAACTATTTACCTCAATTAAAAAGCCGCATTCATCCGGATGTGACGATTATTAATGCAGAGAACGCAGCTCACGGAAAAGGGATAACGCAAAAGATATATCATCATCTTCTTGAAAAGGGAGCAGATATCCTGACAATGGGAAACCATACATGGGACAATAAGGATATTTTTGATTTTATCGACCGGGCTGATCGTCTGGTAAGGCCGGCCAATTTCCCTGAAGGGACACCTGGAACAGGAATGAGAATCTTCCGCGCCGGAAACAAGCATGTTGCAGTGATTAACCTGCAGGGCAGGGTATTTCTTCCGGCCCTTGATGATCCGTTCCGAATGGCAGACCGCCTCGTTGCTGAAGCGAGAGAGAAAACGCCTGTTATTTTCGTCGATCTGCATGCTGAAACGACAAGTGAAAAATTGGCCTTAGGGTGGTATCTCGATGGGAGAGTTTCCGCAGTTATCGGGACGCATACGCATGTTCAAACTGCTGATGAACGGATACTTTCTCAGGGAACAGCCTATCTGTCGGATGCGGGGATGACCGGGCCTTATAACGGCATTATCGGCGTGACCCGGGAGGCGGTAACCAGGAGGTTTCTGACGGCAATGCCTGTCCGATTTGAAAGTGAAGAGGGTGCAGGACAGCTGGGTGGCGCGGTGATCACGGTAAATGATACAACAGGAAAGGCCAGTAAGATCGAACGGGTACTGATTAACCCGGATCACCCTTATTTTGATTAACATGGAGGGCTTTTTCAACCTTGTCAGATCCATGAGGGCATAGTCCCCTTTTTATGGGAATATAGTTTAATACGGGTAATTCTCAGAAGGAGATGACAAGCAGCCATGGATGTGTTAAAAGTTTCAGCAAAATCTGTTCCTAATTCTGTTGCCGGTGCCCTGGCACATGCGATGCGCGTGCAAAAATCTGCAGAAATTCAGGCTATTGGAGCCGGAGCACTGAATCAGGCTGTTAAAGCTGTCGCTATTGCAAGAGGTTTTGTCGCTCCAAGCGGGCTGGATCTGATCTGTATTCCAGCCTTTACAGATATTAAGATTGACGGTGAAGAGAGGACAGCGATTAAGCTGATTATCGAACCGAGATGAAAGTGTACAGGTTTTCTGATGTCTTCAAGCATTCAGGAAACCTGTTTTTATCCAGTGGTAATACTCTCCCACCTCAGAGTCATGGGGATAAACGAACACTTCCAGGTGGGGATCACTGCCCGCAGCAGCCCGATGGGTTCAACGAACAATCAGTGGGGTAGAAAGCCCCCACTGATTTGAAATTTCATTTTATTGAAAACACATACATTATATGATGTATAATGAATAGTGAAGAGGGGGAGAGGAGCGGGTAAAGATGCTTGTCAGACAAGTCATGATTACAGATGTTGTATCCGTCCATGAAGATGATCTCATTTCAGTCGTACTTAAGAAAATGATTGATCACCGAATCGGCATCATCCCGGTTCTTGACAGTAAGGACAGACTGTCAGGCGTGATCACAGATGGTGACATAATGAGAACCCTGCTGCCAAAACAAATGACTGTTTATGATTGGTACAGCCTCATCGCGTCAGTGAAGGTGGAGATCACACGTGGCCATTTAGAAGATTTATTAAACAAAAAAGTCAGCAAGCTAATGAGAAAACGAAATATCCTGACGGTCACGGCTGAACGGGACCTGGGGGATGTGCTCCGAATGCTGTCGTATCATCATCTCAAACGCGTGCCTGTCATCGACAGGGAGCATCATGTCGTTGGTCTGATCGGCCGAAGTGACGTGCTCCGATACCTGGGTGAACAGGTTCTCGGAGAAGTATAAACCGGTCCATCTGCTGTCACAGCATGTTCACCTCACATTAATTACAAGGGTATCTTATTTTTCTTCTGCCTTCCCCCTACAAAGCCCTGCCCCGAACCATGCCAGCTCTGAGGAGTAAAAATTCTTCGCGATAAAATCAACAACAGCCCCCTAAATAATGCTATATATGAGATAATTTAACAGTAATAAATCCCATAATAGTGCTATTTTTTAGGAGGTTCTTATGATTACACGGAAAGAGAAACGAGAGCAGGAGAAGAACGTCAATTATTTTCTCGAGTTTCAGAAAATATGCCATCATTTCTTTAAAGGATTCACCAACAGGCTCAGAAAGGTCAAAGATCCGAGACATCAGAGTTATGTCACCTATGATTCAGACTTGATGCTCTGGATGATGATCCTGAAAAATGTCTGTCAGTTCACCAGCATGCGCAGCCTGAGCAACGGACTTAATCGTGAAGAATGTATCGATAACCTGCAAAAGATGCTCGCTACTCAGGAGCTTCATGAACTGCCCCACTATGACACGATCAACGATTTCCTGTCGCGGCTTGATCCGAAGGAACTGGAAAACATTCGCATCGGTTTAATCCGGGAGCTCCTCAAAAAGCGGTGTTTTGAGGCCGAACGGATCGAGGGGAAGTATTGGGGGATTATCATTGATGGGACCGGGCTTTTCCACTTTAACAAGAAGCATTGTGCACATTGCCTGAAACGCGAACATACCCACAAAAAGACCGGAGAAACCTGGACGGATTACCAGCATCACGTTCTGGAAGCCAAACTGGTCGTTGGGGACATGGTGCTGAGTATCGACTCGGAATTTATAGAGAACGAGCACGAGGACGTGACCAAACAGGACTGTGAACGTCGCGCCTTCGAGCGCCTGAGCACCCGATTGAAAGCGACCTTCAAGCGTCTGCCCATCTGTATCCTGGCGGATAGCCTATATGCGTGTGAATCAGTCTTTCAGCGATGTGAGGCTAACCGCTGGAAATACATGTTTCGCTTCAAAGCAGGCAGTATTCCGAGTGTGGCGCAGGAATTCGAGGCGCTGAAAGCGCTGAAGTATCGGGGACAATCTGCAACGACCTACTGGGTGAATGATATCGCCTACCAGGAAAGAAAACTAAATGCTCTGGAGGCTACGGTTCAGGAAAAAGAAAAAACACACACCTTTCTGTTTCTGACCAATCTGCCTATCACGGAGAAGAAGGCAGAGGTGTTGGTAGCGGTTGGGCGAAGGCGCTGGAAGATTGAAAATCAGGGGTTTAATCGACAAAAGCACGTACAGTACGCCATTCAACACGTGAACAGCCAGAATCATCAGGCGATGAAGAATCACTATCTTCTTACACAGATTGCGGATATTTTGATGCAGTTATATGAAAAAGGGTCAAAGCTGCTCCGTACGCAAAAAAAGACGGCAAAAGAAATATCCTCAGCCCTGTTAGAAGCGATTCGGACACGCAGATTAACAGAGGAGGATATGGCTAGCCTGGTGAAACCGATGCAAGTCCGGTTCACCGGTTAAGAACAGTATATCAGAAAGGGGGAATGCCAGGCAAAGCTACAGTCAAAAAAAATTAAAAAAGGCCATCAAAATTTGGCTTGTCCCTTTTTCAAAAAAAGCGGAAAAGCAGAATTGGAAATATATGTAAAATCAGATCAGCTATTCGCATGACACGGAGGGCCTCACAAAAATTTACTCCTCAGAGCTGGAACCATGCGTCGATTCTTCCATTCACACGCATAGTTTGTTATAATTTAAAGATTGAAATAAAAAAAGGGGCAAAGCTGTGGTCGAGTCAAAATTCAGCAAAGTGGATTTTTCCAGGTACTTCCAGCCGCCTTCTCTTAAAGCGGCAAGAAGACGTCGCAGAGAAAAGGTTCATATCATAAATGATTTCAGTATTCCTGATGAAATGAAAGGTATCGGTCGAAATAAAAAGTACTTAATCGAAACCTATGGCTGCCAGATGAATGAGCATGATACCGAAGTCATGGCCGGTATTCTTCAAGAAATGGGGTACAGCGAAACAGCAGAAATTGCTGAAGCAGATGTCATTCTGATTAATACCTGTGCGATTCGGGAAAATGCAGAAAACAAAGTGTTCGGACATATTGGTTATCTGAAACCGCTCAAAAGAGAGAACCCCGGTTTAATCATCGGTGTCTGCGGCTGCATGGCTCAGGAAGAAACAGTAGTAAATAGAATTCTGCACAAATATCCTCAGGTTGATCTGATCTTTGGTACGCATAATATTCACAGATTGCCGCAATTGCTTCAGGAAGCCCTGTTCAGTAAAGAGATGGTCGTTGAAGTCTGGTCCAAGGAAGGAGATATCATCGAAAATCTTCCCCAGGCACGTAAAGGCCATTTTCAGGCCTGGGTTAATATCATGTACGGTTGTGATAAGTTCTGCACCTACTGTATTGTTCCCTATACACGCGGAAAAGAACGCAGCCGGCGTCCGGAAGAAATTATTGAGGAAGTTCGTGACCTTGCCCGACAGGGTTATAAAGAAGTGACGCTTCTGGGTCAGAATGTTAATGCTTATGGTAAAGATCTTAAGGATCTTGATCATTATGGACTGGGCAATCTGATGGATGAGATCCGCAAAATCGGTATTCCGCGTGTCCGTTTCATGACCAGTCACCCTAAAGATTTCGATGATCATCTGATCGAAGTACTGGGTAAGGGTGGGAATCTCTGTGAACATATTCATCTTCCTGTTCAGTCCGGTAATTCCGATATCCTGAAGATCATGGGGCGCGGATATACACGTGAACGTTACCTTGATCTGTTCTATAAAATAAAAAAAGCAGTTCCCGGAGCTTCATTTACAACCGATATCATTGTCGGTTTCCCTAATGAAACGGAAGCACAATTTGAAGATACCCTGTCTCTTGTCAGAACGTGCCGGTTTGATGGAGCCTATACGTTTATCTACTCTCCACGGGCCGGGACTCCTGCTGCACGGATGAAGGATAATATCCCGATGGAAGTCAAAAAGGAACGTCTGCAGCGGCTCAACAAATTAGTTAATCAGCTGGCGGAAGAGAGTAATGCAAAATATCAGGATCAGGTGGTTGAGGTTCTGGTAGAAGGAACCAGCCGGAAAAATGCAGATATGCTTACGGGTCATACCCGAACCAATAAAGTCGTGAATTTTTCCGGTCCTGAATCGCTGATTGGTCAGCTTGTGCAGGTCAAAGTGACTGAAACAAAAATGTGGTCACTGGATGGGGAGTGGCAGAGAGAGCCGGAGGTCAGCCAATCATGACCAGACCTCAGTATTCGAATGAAGAAATTATGGCAAAGGCAAAGGAACTGGCTTCACGAATGGGATCAACAAATCAGATTCGGTTTTATAAGCATGCCGAAGCCAAAATCAGCGCAAATCAAAAAGTCCTTCAGCTAATAGACCAGATCAAACGTTATCAAAAGGAATCCGTCAATCTGCAGCACTTTCAGAAGCACGAGGCGTATAAACGTAATGAGGAGAAACTTCACCAGCTTCAGGAGGAACTGGATGCTATCCCTGTCGTTCAGGAATTTAAACAATCCCAGGGAGAAGCAAATGATTTTCTTCAGCAGATTACACGCCTGATCTCCCGCCGTGTAACGGGAGATCAGGAAAAATAAAGAACCAACAATAGATGATTGTTTCCCTGCAATGGATGCAGGGATTTTTTTTGTATGCAGGTGTCACGAGAGATTCACACGTGTTATTCGCCCTGCATAACATGAAGTGAAGAAGGCAAAGGAGGTTTGTACTTTTGGCAGATCATGCTTACAGGGAAATCATCACGAAAGCTGTTTGCGGTAAGGGAAAGAAATTCAGCCAGTCCGCTCACACCTTAACACCGACGCATAAACCTTCGAACATCCTTGGATGCTGGGTCATCAATCATAAATATAGAACGAACTATCAAAAGGATGCAGTGGTCATCGAAGGGACATATGACATTAATACATGGTATGCCTATAACAATAATACGCGTACCGAAGTGGCCTGTGAAACGGTCAGCTATCGCGATAAAATCCGGCTGACCCTGCGCGACAAGAATCTGATTGCTGATAATGTCACGTGCAGCGTACGCCCGCTGCAGGAACCGAACTGCCTGGAAGCGAAAATTTCATCTTCCGGTAATAAAGTGATGGCTCAGGTGGAACGGGAATTTCTGGTTGAAGTGATCGGGGAAACAAAAGTTACTGTCCAGGTAGAAGGAGACGGGCTCGAAGAAATCGATTATGATGATGATGAGCTGGAGAAGGAACTTAATGGACTGGACTCCGAGTTATTAACAGATGAAGACGAGTGACAGGAGAAGAGGCGTCTCTCCTTTTTTTCTGAACGAAAAAAGATGGGTCAGTTCAAGACCCATCTTTTTTATCGTCATATACTGAAGCGTTCAGGTTTTTCCGAGCGCACATGAATCAGAAAGATAAAAAACGTAAGGAATGAGAGTACAGCCGACAGGATAAAAACGAATCGAACACCGAGTTGATCCGCAAGAAATCCGATCAGCACAGTGCCTGATCCGAACATGACCGATACGATCGCATCCAGTGCAGCATAGATCTTCCCCATTTTTTCTTTCTTCGTGTTCGTCTGAATCAAAGTCTGGAATGAAATCTCCTTCATCTGATTGGCCATTCCGACCAATAGAGAAAGAAAGAGTGCCAGCCATGGGTATGTGTTGCAGCCGAACCAGAGTGTCACAAGTCCGGTGATGAAAAGCCCGGCCAGTGCCGCCTGCTTCAGGTTATCCTGTATGAATGAGGACCAGCGCAATCCGGCTGCCCCGCTAATCAACAGTCCGGCGAAAAAGCAAAAATTAATATACCCCCAAAAGGCAGCTCCGACATGGAGGACTTCCTGGACGTAAACATAAATGATAGCCGCGATCCAGACGACAAAAGCCAAAGATTCCATTCCGTCAATGATCGCAATCACGCGCAGGACCGGTGTACGCCAGAGTATGATCCACCCATCCCTCACCGTTTGCCATGGACTTTCCCTGGACATGGGCTTTCTCCACCGGACACGATCATCCGTATAGCTGATCATAGCCAGACTTCCCGTAGAGAGGGCGAACAGAATACCGGTCAGCCAGATCATGGATGTACCTCCCAACCAGGCGGCGAATACGCCTCCAACAGCCCAGCTGCCCATGTTGACACATTGATCAAGCATCGAGAGAAAACTGTTCGCCCTCACCAGTTTTTCAGGTACAACCAGGTTTGGAATCATGGCATTTCGTGACGGGGTTGCCCATCCGTCAAGAAAACTGATGATCGCAACGAAAAGAAAAATGCCCCAGAGGGCATCCTTTATATCCAGTGATGACAGGACCGCAAAAAAGAACAGCAGCAGGGTTTTACCAGCCTGAGAAACAACAAGCATTCGTTTCACACCTGCAGATTCGATCATTAAAGGGGCGGTGAGATCACCGGTAAACCTTGAAAGGGTGTTAACAAATGGAACAAGAGCCATCAGGAACGCTGAACCGGTGTCCGCGTAAATGACTGTCATCAGACCAACAATATAGAACACATCACCACAGTTAGCCAGCGACTGACCCATCCATAGATAACGGAATGCATGATTTTTCGTCATCAAAGTGACTCTCCTTTAAAATAGACATTCAATTTTTGAGAGATAACTTTGACGAAATCACATACTTGGTTTTTTCATTCCCCTCTGTCAGGTCTATTCTTATGATAAAGAATAAGAAAAGTATATCCAGTTCTTGTGATGAAATCAATCGTTATGGGCCGTTTTGTCGCGGGAGACGTCTTTTTCCCGCATTAAATGACGAATATGCTGCAACGACTGAAATAAAGCTTTTGTTTCGCCTGGCGATAACTCCTGTCGCCCATATCTCACTTTCTGATAACCGGTGATGAGCGGAAGACCCTGACTGTAAAGGCCGATCCGCTGAAACCATTCAGAAAGCGATTCGTTGCTGTATCTGGTACAGTGATGTTTTGCTGCCAGCTTTTGAAGCTGGAAAATGTTTTTTCTGACTGGATTCTTTGGCGGAATCAATCGTCCGAAACGTCTCCGTCTGTTTTTTTTGTCAGGATGACGGGGAGAGATAACCGACTGGACTCTGGCTGGAGTGATCGCACCGGTCAGGCGGATTCTTCTTTTTTTGAAGAGCAGAATCAAAATCAGAATCACAGCTGCAATGATGCAGGCTCCAATCAGGAAACTGTAATCATGATATGGCGGAATGTGCGCCATTTTATCCGCTCGCTCATTCATCTGGTCTGACGCGTTTGAACCATGAAATGCTTCCTGAATCCGTGCACCGGTGTCTGCCCTGGTCAGACTGTTCAGGAGGGTATTTAAACCATCAGCAATAGCGTATAATATATTTTTAAAGAAAAAGTTGAAAATAAAATCATAGATCCACACGATGACTGGTTTAAGCAGAAGTATGATGCCGGTCAGCACGCCCATGCCGAAAAGGAAGAGCAGCGTCATTCCTGGGAGAAAACGGATAGCTTTCCTCTGCTCTGTGATGATAAATGCGGTCAGGAGTAGCAGTTCCGTAAGGAGAAGAAGAAACAGAAAAGAAGAATTCGGAAAAGTAAGGAACAGGTAATAGAAAACAGACACAACTGCCGATATCAGAAACAGACGCCAGAGGAAGTGGGATGTTCTCTTCTCCAGAGCGCTCATGGAAAGGGATGTAAAAAGCAGAATAACCAGACAGCTCGCTGTCAGGGTGAAACTGAAGAGAAAGTATGCCGCACCTGCGCTGAGTGTCGAGAGAGTCAAAACGAGTGACAGCCGGATTTCTCTTTTATTCAGAATAACTCTGATTACGCCCCCCTGAACGAGTAAAAGGATCAGAAGTGGGAAAAAGACACGCCAGCCCCACACAGTTAAAGGGATCAGTACCAGACAGGTAAATGTATAACAGAATCCGATAAAACAAAGAAAAGGTAAATCAGGCAGCCGTTTAAACACTCATCTCACCTCCTGAAGCGGGCACTGTACTGAAAAATAAGGCATCTCCTTCTATATGAAGGAAAAAGACAACGTGTCCAAAGTTCAGCCATTTAAGTAAATACGGGCTGTTTTCTGATAAACGGTCCCAGTCCATGATAAAAAGGGTCTGTGGTCTGCTTAGGACCTGATCTATTGCCCGCATGGATTGATCAACAGGTGCTTTAATCTGCCATTTCTGCATAAAGGCCAGAAATTCCCACGCTTTTCTCAGCTGTGCTGTACCGTGACCTTCCTCAAGTTCAGTGATGATCTTTTTGCCCATCGGTTTGTTGTTACAGTAAATAGAATAGGAGATTTGATTTTGACAGGAAAATTTCGTCATATAAGCGGTGGCTGAAATCCGTTTTTCAAAATCATCTGTCGTTCGGTTTGCGGTGTTCCCCGGATCTGTCAGGAACACAAAACACCAGGACAGGTGAGCCACTTTTTCGAACACTTTCGTTTGCAGCCTGCCTGATCTTGCACTTGCTTTCCAGTGGATGTATCGAAATGGATCCGATGTTAAATAATCCCTCGTACCGGACGGCGCGGTATCATCATGAAAAAGTGCATGCGCGGCAGGATCAAAACCGGGATGCCGGGGGCGTAACTGGCTGACATTAGCCACCGGCAGCGGCTTCGGATAAATGATGAGTCTGTTTCTGATCAGTTCATTCGGCCTGAGCAGGACGCGACAGATATGGAGCGGGTCCTCACAGGTCAATTGAAAGGAACGAATTCTTGCCGTGCCCCGGGAGATGGCAGTGATCGGACAGGTTATGCTAATCGTTTTACCGGCGGGAATGGAAAAGGTGAAAGTGCAACTCTGTGGATGTTCATGTGTACTTTCGCGAAATTCAGCGATCGCATCAATTTCCAGTTCTCCCTGAATTGAGAAAAAAGGAAGGCGCGAGGTGTTTGTGAACATCAGCGTCAGCTCCCCATTTTCGCCAATGGACAGACGGGTGTCTGTTTTCTTGTTAATCAGCATAAGATGGCGGGTAAGATAGAGCATATATTTTTCAGATGTGTAGCCAAGCACGATAAAGAACAGCCCAATAAAGAGCAAAAACGGCATGAAACGTAAAAATCCGATGAAGAAAACAGCGACGCCAAGCAGATAGAACAGAGACTGCATCCGCCTGTTCCGATCTTCAACCGACCAGTTCATCGATGCTGTGCCCCCGATTCCACAGGAACTTCAACTTGCTCGAGTAATTGATTCAACAGTTTCTGTCTGGTTGTGTGCAGATTTCCCTCCATAGACAGGACAAGCCTGTGGGGCAGAACACAGGCTGACATCTCTTTAACGTCCTCCGGGATAACAAAAGATCTTTCTGACAGAAGTGCTTTAGCCTGAGCCGCTTTCATGAGTGCCAGTGTGCCACGGGGACTGACCCCGTTTGTAATCCACTCATGGTTTCTTGTTGCACGGACGATGTGGAGCAGGTAATCTTCAACCGTTTCATCCATTCTGATTTTTCTGGCCTCATCGTGAAGCGAACAGATCTCATCCAGTGTGAGGACCGGTTCAATAGTCTCCAGTGGCTCCTGCTCGCGATACAGATGCATCATCTGTTTTTCTTCAGCTTCAGAAGGAAAACCGGAGGATAACTGCATGAAAAAACGATCCATCTGAGCTTCGGGAAGGGAGAATGTTCCCTGGGATTCAATCGGATTCTGCGTGGCAATCACGATAAACGGAGACTTGATCGGATAGGTTTTCCCTTCAATCGTGACCTGCTGTTCTTCCATGACTTCAAGCAGGCTGGACTGCGCGCGGGGTGTTGCACGGTTGATTTCATCCGCAAGCAGCACATTCGTCATGACCGGCCCGATCCTCAGCTCAAACGTTTCGGATTTCGGATTAAAATACTCAATCCCTGTGATATCGGATGGTAGAATATCCGGCGTAAACTGGATCCGTCTGAACTGCCCTTTAATCGATTTAGCTAGTGTTTTTGCGAGCATCGTCTTCCCTGTTCCGGGAACGTCTTCCATGAGAATATGTCCGTGACAAATCAGTGCAATCATTATATATTCTACGAGCTGATCTTTCCCTGTCAGGACTTTACTTACATTATTTTTCAAATTTTCGAATGCCCGGATCATTGAATGGTCCCCTTCCTCCTGCACGCAAAGTTTCATTTATTATATCACGAATCACTGGATGAGAAAGAGCGACTGATCCCGGCTGTACGGAAAACCATGTGTTATAATTGAGAGATGAGAAATACACGGTTGGAGTGGACGTGGATGAGTTATACACCAATGATTAAACAGTATCTGGCCATTAAAGCCCAGTACCCGGACGCTTTTCTATTTTTTCGTCTCGGCGATTTTTACGAAATGTTCTTCGATGATGCAGTCAAAGCGTCGAAAGAACTGGAGATTGCTCTGACTTCGCGGAACGGGGGCAAGGATGAATACATACCGATGTGCGGCGTGCCTTATCATGCTGTGAAACAATATATAAAAGTTCTGATTGACAAAGGTTACAAGATTGCTATCTGTGAGCAGATGGAGGATCCGAAACTTGCAAAGGGCATGGTGAAACGTGAAGTCGTCCAAATGATCACGCCCGGCACGATTATGGAAGATGATTCAATCGAACCGAAGAAGAATAATTATCTTGCCGCGCTCAGTGCGTTCAGTGATGGATCAGGCGGCCTTGCCCTGTGTGATCTGACAACCGGCGAAACAAAGGTTACTCTGATTTCGACATGGGATGCCGTACTGCAGGAACTCGCTGCAAATGATGTACGTGAGGTGGTCATTGATCCTGAATTTGACTCAGAGAAGCGCAGCAGCCTGACTGAACAGATGAACCTGACGATTTCTGAGGATGCCCGGGATGAGGTTCCGGCTCAGCTAACGCCTATTACAAAAGGGATTGATCAGGAAAAGTTGCTCCGGCCACTG from the Sporolactobacillus sp. Y61 genome contains:
- a CDS encoding MoxR family ATPase, with the protein product MIRAFENLKNNVSKVLTGKDQLVEYIMIALICHGHILMEDVPGTGKTMLAKTLAKSIKGQFRRIQFTPDILPSDITGIEYFNPKSETFELRIGPVMTNVLLADEINRATPRAQSSLLEVMEEQQVTIEGKTYPIKSPFIVIATQNPIESQGTFSLPEAQMDRFFMQLSSGFPSEAEEKQMMHLYREQEPLETIEPVLTLDEICSLHDEARKIRMDETVEDYLLHIVRATRNHEWITNGVSPRGTLALMKAAQAKALLSERSFVIPEDVKEMSACVLPHRLVLSMEGNLHTTRQKLLNQLLEQVEVPVESGAQHR
- a CDS encoding YlbF family regulator, with the translated sequence MTRPQYSNEEIMAKAKELASRMGSTNQIRFYKHAEAKISANQKVLQLIDQIKRYQKESVNLQHFQKHEAYKRNEEKLHQLQEELDAIPVVQEFKQSQGEANDFLQQITRLISRRVTGDQEK
- a CDS encoding stage V sporulation protein S — translated: MDVLKVSAKSVPNSVAGALAHAMRVQKSAEIQAIGAGALNQAVKAVAIARGFVAPSGLDLICIPAFTDIKIDGEERTAIKLIIEPR
- a CDS encoding CBS domain-containing protein — its product is MLVRQVMITDVVSVHEDDLISVVLKKMIDHRIGIIPVLDSKDRLSGVITDGDIMRTLLPKQMTVYDWYSLIASVKVEITRGHLEDLLNKKVSKLMRKRNILTVTAERDLGDVLRMLSYHHLKRVPVIDREHHVVGLIGRSDVLRYLGEQVLGEV
- a CDS encoding TIGR00282 family metallophosphoesterase, coding for MKILFIGDIYGKTGRQMIDNYLPQLKSRIHPDVTIINAENAAHGKGITQKIYHHLLEKGADILTMGNHTWDNKDIFDFIDRADRLVRPANFPEGTPGTGMRIFRAGNKHVAVINLQGRVFLPALDDPFRMADRLVAEAREKTPVIFVDLHAETTSEKLALGWYLDGRVSAVIGTHTHVQTADERILSQGTAYLSDAGMTGPYNGIIGVTREAVTRRFLTAMPVRFESEEGAGQLGGAVITVNDTTGKASKIERVLINPDHPYFD
- the cotE gene encoding outer spore coat protein CotE — protein: MADHAYREIITKAVCGKGKKFSQSAHTLTPTHKPSNILGCWVINHKYRTNYQKDAVVIEGTYDINTWYAYNNNTRTEVACETVSYRDKIRLTLRDKNLIADNVTCSVRPLQEPNCLEAKISSSGNKVMAQVEREFLVEVIGETKVTVQVEGDGLEEIDYDDDELEKELNGLDSELLTDEDE
- a CDS encoding transposase family protein, with translation MITRKEKREQEKNVNYFLEFQKICHHFFKGFTNRLRKVKDPRHQSYVTYDSDLMLWMMILKNVCQFTSMRSLSNGLNREECIDNLQKMLATQELHELPHYDTINDFLSRLDPKELENIRIGLIRELLKKRCFEAERIEGKYWGIIIDGTGLFHFNKKHCAHCLKREHTHKKTGETWTDYQHHVLEAKLVVGDMVLSIDSEFIENEHEDVTKQDCERRAFERLSTRLKATFKRLPICILADSLYACESVFQRCEANRWKYMFRFKAGSIPSVAQEFEALKALKYRGQSATTYWVNDIAYQERKLNALEATVQEKEKTHTFLFLTNLPITEKKAEVLVAVGRRRWKIENQGFNRQKHVQYAIQHVNSQNHQAMKNHYLLTQIADILMQLYEKGSKLLRTQKKTAKEISSALLEAIRTRRLTEEDMASLVKPMQVRFTG
- the miaB gene encoding tRNA (N6-isopentenyl adenosine(37)-C2)-methylthiotransferase MiaB — protein: MVESKFSKVDFSRYFQPPSLKAARRRRREKVHIINDFSIPDEMKGIGRNKKYLIETYGCQMNEHDTEVMAGILQEMGYSETAEIAEADVILINTCAIRENAENKVFGHIGYLKPLKRENPGLIIGVCGCMAQEETVVNRILHKYPQVDLIFGTHNIHRLPQLLQEALFSKEMVVEVWSKEGDIIENLPQARKGHFQAWVNIMYGCDKFCTYCIVPYTRGKERSRRPEEIIEEVRDLARQGYKEVTLLGQNVNAYGKDLKDLDHYGLGNLMDEIRKIGIPRVRFMTSHPKDFDDHLIEVLGKGGNLCEHIHLPVQSGNSDILKIMGRGYTRERYLDLFYKIKKAVPGASFTTDIIVGFPNETEAQFEDTLSLVRTCRFDGAYTFIYSPRAGTPAARMKDNIPMEVKKERLQRLNKLVNQLAEESNAKYQDQVVEVLVEGTSRKNADMLTGHTRTNKVVNFSGPESLIGQLVQVKVTETKMWSLDGEWQREPEVSQS
- a CDS encoding DUF58 domain-containing protein, yielding MNWSVEDRNRRMQSLFYLLGVAVFFIGFLRFMPFLLFIGLFFIVLGYTSEKYMLYLTRHLMLINKKTDTRLSIGENGELTLMFTNTSRLPFFSIQGELEIDAIAEFRESTHEHPQSCTFTFSIPAGKTISITCPITAISRGTARIRSFQLTCEDPLHICRVLLRPNELIRNRLIIYPKPLPVANVSQLRPRHPGFDPAAHALFHDDTAPSGTRDYLTSDPFRYIHWKASARSGRLQTKVFEKVAHLSWCFVFLTDPGNTANRTTDDFEKRISATAYMTKFSCQNQISYSIYCNNKPMGKKIITELEEGHGTAQLRKAWEFLAFMQKWQIKAPVDQSMRAIDQVLSRPQTLFIMDWDRLSENSPYLLKWLNFGHVVFFLHIEGDALFFSTVPASGGEMSV
- a CDS encoding MFS transporter; its protein translation is MTKNHAFRYLWMGQSLANCGDVFYIVGLMTVIYADTGSAFLMALVPFVNTLSRFTGDLTAPLMIESAGVKRMLVVSQAGKTLLLFFFAVLSSLDIKDALWGIFLFVAIISFLDGWATPSRNAMIPNLVVPEKLVRANSFLSMLDQCVNMGSWAVGGVFAAWLGGTSMIWLTGILFALSTGSLAMISYTDDRVRWRKPMSRESPWQTVRDGWIILWRTPVLRVIAIIDGMESLAFVVWIAAIIYVYVQEVLHVGAAFWGYINFCFFAGLLISGAAGLRWSSFIQDNLKQAALAGLFITGLVTLWFGCNTYPWLALFLSLLVGMANQMKEISFQTLIQTNTKKEKMGKIYAALDAIVSVMFGSGTVLIGFLADQLGVRFVFILSAVLSFLTFFIFLIHVRSEKPERFSI